The genomic interval CCGCTCCTCGGCCTTGCGCAGCCGGAACTTCGTACGGCGGACGATGACCTCGATCTGGTGCGCCACCCAGTGCCGGATGAACGCGTCCAGGGACAGCGTGCGCGGAACCCCGTCGACGAGCGCCAGCATGTTGGCGCCGAAGTTCGACTGCAGGTCCGTGTGCTTGTAGAGGTTGTTCAGGACGACCTTGGCGACCGCGTCCCGCTTGAGGACGATCACGAGCCGCTGCCCCGTACGCGACGACGTCTCGTCCCGGACGTCCGCGATGCCGCCGACCTTGCCGTCCTTCACCAGGTCGGCGATCTTCTGCGCGAGGTTGTCGGGGTTGGTCTGGTACGGCAGTTCCGTGACCACCAGGCACTGGCGGTTCTGGATCTCCTCGACCTCGACGACCGCGCGCATGGTGATGGAGCCGCGACCGGTGCGGTACGCCTCCTCGATGCCCTTGCGGCCGACGACGAGGGCGCCGGTCGGGAAGTCGGGGCCCTTGATGCGCTCCATGAGCGCGTCCAGCAGTTCCTCGTGCGAGGCCTCGGGGTTCTCCAGGTACCACTGGGCGCCGGCCGCGACCTCGCGCAGGTTGTGCGGCGGGATGTTGGTGGCCATGCCGACCGCGATACCGGCCGAGCCGTTGATCAGCAGGTTCGGGAAGCGGGCCGGCAGGACGGTCGGCTCCTGAGAGCGGCCGTCGTAGTTGTCCGTGAAGTCGACGGTCTCCTCGTCGATGTCGCGGACCATCTCCATGGACAGCGGCGCCATCTTGCACTCGGTGTAGCGCATGGCCGCCGCCGGGTCGTTGCCCGGGGAGCCGAAGTTGCCGTTGGAGTCGACAAGCGGCATCCGCATCGACCACGGCTGGGCGAGGCGCACCAGGGCGTCGTAGATCGAGGAGTCGCCATGCGGGTGGTAGTTGCCCATGACGTCGCCGACCACGCGCGCGCACTTGTAGAAGCCGCGCTCGGGGCGGTAACCGCCGTCATACATGGCGTACAGGACGCGGCGGTGGACGGGCTTGAGGCCGTCCCGGACGTCCGGCAGCGCGCGGGACACGATGACGGACATCGCGTAGTCCAGGTACGAACGCTGCATCTCGGTCTCGAGCCCGACGGGCTCGACACGCTGGGCGATGATGCCGCCTGCTTCGGGGGTGGCAGGGGTGATGTCGTCGGCCATTGCGGGTGAAGATCCTTCCTGGTGCGGTCAGCTGAGACCGACTCAGATGTCGAGGAAGCGGACGTCCTTGGCGTTGCGCTGGATGAACTGGCGACGGGCCTCGACGTCCTCGCCCATCAGGACGGAGAACAGGTCGTCCGCCTGGGCGGCGTCGTCGAGGGTGACCTGGCCGAGGACGCGGTGCTCCTGGTCCATGGTGGTCACGCGCAGTTCCTCGGCGTTCATCTCGCCGAGACCCTTGAAGCGCTGGATGGAGTCCTCGCGGATGCGCTTGCCACGCTGGCGGCCCATCTCGATCAGCGCGTCGCGCTCGCGGTCGGAGTAGGCGTACTCGATGTCGTCCCGGCCCCACTTGATCTTGTACAGGGGAGGACGGGAGAGGTACACGTGCCCGGCCTCGACCAGCGGCCGCATGAAGCGGAACAGGAAGGTCAGCAGCAGGGTGGAGATGTGCTGGCCGTCGACGTCGGCGTCCGCCATCAGGATGATCTTGTGATAGCGCAGCTTCTCGATGTCGAAGTCCTCGTGGACTCCGGTGCCGAAGGCGGAGATCAGTGCCTGGATCTCCTGGTTCTGCAGGATCTTGTCGATCCGCGCCTTCTCGACGTTCAGGATCTTGCCGCGGATCGGGAGGATGGCCTGGTACTCCGGGTTCCGGCCGGACTTGGCGGAGCCGCCGGCGGAGTCACCCTCGACGATGAAGATCTCGCACTTGGTGGGGTCGTTCGACTGGCAGTCGGAGAGCTTGCCCGGCAGGGACGCGGTCTCCAGCAGGCCCTTGCGGCGGGTCAGGTCGCGGGCCTTGCGGGCCGCCACGCGCGCGGTGGCCGCCTGGATGGACTTGCGGATGATGTCCGCGGCCTCGACGGGGTTGCGGTCCAGCCAGTCGGTGAGGTGCTCGTAGACGACCTTCTGGACGAAGGTCTTCACCTCGGTGTTGCCCAGCTTGGTCTTGGTCTGGCCCTCGAACTGCGGCTCGCTCAGCTTCACCGAGATGATCGCGGTCAGGCCCTCGCGGATGTCGTCACCCGTGAGGTTGTCGTCCTTCTCGCGCAGCAGCTTCTTGTCGCGCGCGTACTTGTTGATCAGCGAGGTCAGCGCCGCCCGGAAGCCCTCCTCGTGCGTGCCGCCCTCGTGCGTGTGGATGATGTTGGCGAAGGAGTACACACCCTCGCTGTAACCGCCGTTCCACTGCATCGCGAGCTCGAGGGAGAGGCTCTTGTCCTTGTCCTCGGCCTCGAGGTCGATCACGGTGGGGTGGACGACCTCTCCCTTGCGGGAGTTGAGGTACTTCACGAAGTCGACGATGCCGCCCTCGTAGTGGTACGAGACGGTCTTGACCTCGTGCTTCTCGTCCTCGCCCGCCTCGTCCGCGCCGGCCGTGGCCTTCGCCGACTCGCGCTCGTCGGTGAGGTTGATGCGCAGGCCCTTGTTGAGGAACGCCATCTCCTGAAAGCGCCGGGAGAGCGTCTCGAAGGAGTACTCGGTGGTCTCGAAGATGTCCGGGTCGGCCCAGAAGGTGACCGTGGTGCCGTGCTCGTCCGTGGCCTCGTGCTGGGCCAGCGGGGCCGTCGGCACGCCCAGCTTGTAGTCCTGTGTCCAGCGGTAGCCGTCGGTCTTGATCTCGACGGACACCTTGGTCGACAGGGCGTTCACGACGGAGACACCCACGCCGTGCAGACCGCCGGAGACCGCGTAGCCGCCGCCACCGAACTTGCCGCCCGCGTGCAGCACGGTCAGCACGACCTCGACGGCCGGCTTGCCCTCGGAGGGGACGATGCCCACCGGGATACCGCGGCCGTTGTCGATGACGCGCACGCCGCCGTCGGCGAGGATCGTCACGTCGATGGTGTCCGCGTGGCCGGCCAGCGCCTCGTCCACGGAGTTGTCGACGACCTCCTGCACCAGGTGGTGCAGGCCGCGCTCGCCGGTCGAGCCGATGTACATACCGGGTCGCTTGCGGACCGCGTCCAGACCCTCGAGGACGGTGATGGCGCTGGCGTCGTACGAGGCGGTTACCTCGCCGTTCGACGAGGTCGCCTCGACGTCGGTGGACGGAATGTTCTCGTTGGGGTTGCCGGAATCGGCCACGAAGCGCCCTTTCTGGCACAGCACGAGCCGGGCTCGTCGGCGGGTTGCCGGAGCGGCTGCGGCATGTTGCGTTGGTAAGCCTTGATCAGCGTTGCTCAGCTTCTCCCGGGCGGTCCCCACGGTCGGGGCGGGATTGGCTTCCAGTCTACCGGTAGCGCCGACACTGATGGGGGTTTGCGGGTACCTGAGTCCGCATGTGCCGCCCTGAACCGGCGTCTTCCGGGTCCCCATATACGGAGCGGGGCTCCAAGAGGCTCACGGAGGCTTTCAGCGCTTCTGGCTGTCACGCCTTGGCTACTTGGGAGTCAGGTCCCAATTCGCGACCGCGTGCCGTGCCACGACGAAGGCGTCGGCGGCGCCCCGAAGGCACCGCCGACGCCCTTGATGTGATGTCTGTCACCCGTAGGTGTCGCCGGGTCCCGTGCTGCCGGGGGCGCGCAGCGGACCGTAGCGACGAGGGGGTCCGCCGGGGCCGTTCACCTTGATCAACTTCACGGCGCCGTGCCCGAGATCCTCGTTCAGACGGGCCACCAACTGCGGCGCGAGCAGCCGCAGGTTCGTCGCCCAGGCCGTCGAGTCGCAGCGCACCACCAGGACCCGCTCGTCCTCGTCGTACTTCTCCGGCTCGCAGTGCTTGGCCACGTCCTCGCCCACGATCTCCGGCCAGCGCCCCATCACCCCGCCCACCGCGGCCGGCGCCTCCCAGCCGCGCTCGGTGATCAGGCGGTTGATGGCGGCGCCGAACGCCATCGGGTCGCGTCCGTCGGCGCGCGCGCCGGAGCGCAGACCGCCACCGCGCCGCGCCTGCCGCTTCTGCTGCGCCGCGTCCCCACGCGCGCGTGCCTGTTCCTTCGCGGCCCTGAGCGCCACGCGCGCGAGATCGACACCGGAGGGCTCGGCGGGCTTGGGGTTCTCGGCGTTCTCGGCGGGGCCTGGTCCGTCGCTCATACGCGCTCCACCGCCCCCTCGGACACGGCGTACCGCGTCCCCGCCAGCACATGCGGCACGTCGTCGTCGACCGCCGCCGTCACCAGGACCTGCTCACCGGGCGCGACCAGCTCGGCCAGCCGCTCACGGCGACGGGTGTCCAGCTCGGCGAACACGTCGTCGAGGATCAGCACGGGCTCGTTGCCCTCGGCCCGGAGCAGGTCGTACGACGCGAGGCGCAACGCCAGCGCGTACGACCAGGACTCGCCGTGCGAGGCGTATCCCTTGGCGGGCAGCTGACCGAGTTTGAGATTCAGATCGTCCCGGTGCGGGCCTACGAGGGTCACGCCCCGCTCGATCTCCTGCTTGCGCGCCTCCGCGAGCGCCGCCATCAACTGCTCGTGGAGAGCCTCGCGCGTGTGCGCCTCGCCGGGCGCGGACGGCTTGTACTCCAGGGCGATTGGGCCGCCGCCCGGGGCCAGTTGTTCGTACGCCTTGTCGGTCAGGGGCTGCAGCGCGGCGATCAGGTCGAGCCGCTGGGCGAGCAACTCGGCGCCCACGCGCGCGAGGTGCTGGTCCCACACGTCGAGGGTGGACAGGTCCATCGAGCGGCCGCCGTGCCGCCTCGCGAGCGCGGCCGACTTCAGCAGGGTGTTGCGCTGCTTGAGGACCCGCTCGTAGTCGGAACGGACACCGGCCATGCGCGGCGAGCGCGCGGTGATCAGCTCGTCCAGGAAGCGGCGCCGCTCACCCGGGTCGCCCTTCACCAGCGCGAGATCCTCCGGCGCGAACAGCACCGTGCGCACGATCCCGAGCACATCACGCGGCCTGACCTGCGAGGACCTGTTGATGCGGGCCCGGTTCGCCTTGCCGGGGTTCAGCTCCAGCTCGACCAGCTGCTGTCGCTCGCCCTGTCTGACCTGCGCCCGGACGATCGCACGGTCGGCACCCATGCGGACCAGGGGAGCGTCGGAGGCGACCCGGTGGCTGCCGAGGGTGGCGAGGTAGCCGATCGCCTCGACCAGGTTCGTCTTGCCCTGTCCGTTGGGGCCCACGAACGCGGTGACGCCCGGGTCGAGCGGGACTTCGACCCGGGCGTACGAGCGGAAGTCGGCCAGCGACAGGTGCGTGACGTGCATGGTCGGTCGCCGACCTCCCCCAGCTTGTGGACTG from Streptomyces sp. CC0208 carries:
- the gyrB gene encoding DNA topoisomerase (ATP-hydrolyzing) subunit B, coding for MADSGNPNENIPSTDVEATSSNGEVTASYDASAITVLEGLDAVRKRPGMYIGSTGERGLHHLVQEVVDNSVDEALAGHADTIDVTILADGGVRVIDNGRGIPVGIVPSEGKPAVEVVLTVLHAGGKFGGGGYAVSGGLHGVGVSVVNALSTKVSVEIKTDGYRWTQDYKLGVPTAPLAQHEATDEHGTTVTFWADPDIFETTEYSFETLSRRFQEMAFLNKGLRINLTDERESAKATAGADEAGEDEKHEVKTVSYHYEGGIVDFVKYLNSRKGEVVHPTVIDLEAEDKDKSLSLELAMQWNGGYSEGVYSFANIIHTHEGGTHEEGFRAALTSLINKYARDKKLLREKDDNLTGDDIREGLTAIISVKLSEPQFEGQTKTKLGNTEVKTFVQKVVYEHLTDWLDRNPVEAADIIRKSIQAATARVAARKARDLTRRKGLLETASLPGKLSDCQSNDPTKCEIFIVEGDSAGGSAKSGRNPEYQAILPIRGKILNVEKARIDKILQNQEIQALISAFGTGVHEDFDIEKLRYHKIILMADADVDGQHISTLLLTFLFRFMRPLVEAGHVYLSRPPLYKIKWGRDDIEYAYSDRERDALIEMGRQRGKRIREDSIQRFKGLGEMNAEELRVTTMDQEHRVLGQVTLDDAAQADDLFSVLMGEDVEARRQFIQRNAKDVRFLDI
- a CDS encoding DciA family protein — its product is MSDGPGPAENAENPKPAEPSGVDLARVALRAAKEQARARGDAAQQKRQARRGGGLRSGARADGRDPMAFGAAINRLITERGWEAPAAVGGVMGRWPEIVGEDVAKHCEPEKYDEDERVLVVRCDSTAWATNLRLLAPQLVARLNEDLGHGAVKLIKVNGPGGPPRRYGPLRAPGSTGPGDTYG
- the recF gene encoding DNA replication/repair protein RecF; amino-acid sequence: MHVTHLSLADFRSYARVEVPLDPGVTAFVGPNGQGKTNLVEAIGYLATLGSHRVASDAPLVRMGADRAIVRAQVRQGERQQLVELELNPGKANRARINRSSQVRPRDVLGIVRTVLFAPEDLALVKGDPGERRRFLDELITARSPRMAGVRSDYERVLKQRNTLLKSAALARRHGGRSMDLSTLDVWDQHLARVGAELLAQRLDLIAALQPLTDKAYEQLAPGGGPIALEYKPSAPGEAHTREALHEQLMAALAEARKQEIERGVTLVGPHRDDLNLKLGQLPAKGYASHGESWSYALALRLASYDLLRAEGNEPVLILDDVFAELDTRRRERLAELVAPGEQVLVTAAVDDDVPHVLAGTRYAVSEGAVERV